One genomic window of Mus musculus strain C57BL/6J chromosome 4, GRCm38.p6 C57BL/6J includes the following:
- the Pou3f1 gene encoding POU domain, class 3, transcription factor 1 — MATTAQYLPRGPGGGAGGTGPLMHPDAAAAAAAAAERLHAGAAYREVQKLMHHEWLGAGAGHPVGLAHPQWLPTGGGGGGDWAGGPHLEHGKAGGGGTGRADDGGGGGGFHARLVHQGAAHAGAAWAQGGTAHHLGPAMSPSPGAGGGHQPQPLGLYAQAAYPGGGGGGLAGMLAAGGGGAGPGLHHALHEDGHEAQLEPSPPPHLGAHGHAHGHAHAGGLHAAAAHLHPGAGGGGSSVGEHSDEDAPSSDDLEQFAKQFKQRRIKLGFTQADVGLALGTLYGNVFSQTTICRFEALQLSFKNMCKLKPLLNKWLEETDSSSGSPTNLDKIAAQGRKRKKRTSIEVGVKGALESHFLKCPKPSAHEITGLADSLQLEKEVVRVWFCNRRQKEKRMTPAAGAGHPPMDDVYAPGELGPGGGSASPPSAPPPPPPAALHHHHHHTLPGSVQ; from the coding sequence ATGGCCACCACCGCGCAGTATCTGCCGCGGGGCCCCGGCGGCGGAGCTGGGGGCACAGGGCCGCTCATGCATCCCGATGCCgccgcggcggcggcagcggcggccgAGCGGCTGCACGCGGGGGCCGCGTACCGCGAAGTGCAGAAGCTGATGCACCACGAGTGGCTGGGCGCGGGCGCGGGCCACCCCGTGGGCCTAGCGCACCCTCAATGGCTACCCAcgggaggaggcggcggcggcgactGGGCGGGCGGCCCGCACCTGGAACACGGCAAGGCAGGCGGTGGCGGTACCGGCCGAGCTGACgacggcggcggtggcggcggttTCCACGCCCGCCTGGTGCACCAAGGGGCGGCCCACGCGGGCGCGGCATGGGCACAAGGCGGCACAGCGCACCACTTGGGCCCCGCCATGTCGCCGTCGCCCGGGGCCGGCGGGGGTCACCAGCCCCAGCCGCTCGGGCTGTACGCTCAGGCGGCCTACcccggtggcggcggcggcggcctgGCCGGGATGCTGGCGGCGGGAGGCGGCGGCGCGGGACCCGGCCTGCACCACGCACTGCACGAGGACGGCCACGAGGCACAGCTGGAGCCGTCGCCACCACCGCACCTGGGCGCACACGGACACGCACACGGACATGCACACGCGGGCGGCCTGCACGCGGCGGCGGCGCACCTGCACCCGGGCGCGGGCGGTGGTGGCTCGTCGGTGGGCGAGCACTCGGACGAGGATGCTCCCAGCTCCGACGACCTGGAGCAGTTCGCCAAGCAGTTCAAGCAACGACGCATCAAGCTGGGCTTCACCCAGGCCGACGTGGGACTGGCGCTGGGCACCCTCTACGGTAACGTGTTCTCGCAGACCACCATCTGCCGTTTCGAGGCCCTGCAGCTGAGCTTCAAGAACATGTGCAAGCTCAAGCCGCTGCTCAACAAGTGGCTGGAGGAGACCGACTCGTCCAGCGGCAGCCCCACCAACCTGGACAAGATCGCGGCGCAGGGCCGCAAGCGCAAGAAGCGCACGTCCATCGAGGTGGGTGTCAAAGGCGCGCTCGAGAGCCACTTTCTCAAGTGTCCCAAGCCGTCTGCGCACGAGATCACCGGCCTGGCCGACAGCCTGCAACTGGAGAAGGAGGTGGTGCGTGTCTGGTTCTGCAACCGGCGGCAGAAGGAGAAGCGCATGACCCCCGCGGCCGGCGCGGGCCACCCGCCCATGGACGACGTTTATGCGCCTGGGGAGCTGGGGCCTGGCGGGGGCAGCGCGTCGCCACCTTCTGCGCCCCCGCCACCCCCGCCGGCCGcgctgcaccaccaccaccaccacacactgcCCGGCTCTGTGCAGTGA